In Sphingobacterium sp. SYP-B4668, the sequence ATCCCTATCCTAATTCATTGGATGAAAATCCCCAAAACTTGTCACCCGAGCAACGCAAGTTTTTGGAAGACCATGGTAGCACAGCGGTCACGGAAGAATTCTATACGATGCTGACTCGTAAGTCCTATGAAACTTTATCAACCTTATTGTAGTACAGATATATAGGATAGACTAAATAATTATATAGAGATGAAAATAACAAATGTAGAAGCGTATTGGTTACAGTGTCCCATTGCCGAAGCCAAACAACATATCTCGGACTACGGATTACTCACCCACTTTGACATGACCCTAGTGGTCATCACAACCGACAGTGGCCTGCAGGGCTATGGCGAGGCAAAAGCGGCCGTAGGATCCTCAGGTGGTTGCGCCGCTATTGTAAGCTGCATCGAGAACGACCTAAAACCATTACTGATTGGAAAAGATGCGCGCTACATCACCCGTATCTGGGAGGAGTTGTACAATGGCACACGTGATCACTATGCACTGTCTCGAGGTCGCAAGTTTCCAATTTTGGGTCGCCGAGGATTGACTATATCCGCCCTAAGTGGTGTAGACACCGCTTTATGGGATTTAAAGGGCAAAGCCTTACAGATACCGGTGGTCGAACTACTGGGTGGCGCCTGTCGTGATCGCATGGAGGCCTATGCTAGTGGCGGTTGGGCGGATGTGGACCATATTGGTGAACAATTGAATGGATATGTAGCTAAAGGATTCAAGGGTGTAAAAATGCGGGTAGGTGTCATGGACAAAACCGTTGAACTAAGTATCGCACGGGTAAAGGCGGCAAGGAAGGCCTTGGGGCCGGATATCAAATTGATGGCAGATGCACATGGAACATTCAGCGTACCAGAAGCTAAGTATTTCTGTCGTGGTGTAGAAGACTGTCACCTCTACTGGTTTGAGGAACCTATTAATCCGGACAACAAACAGGGTACTGCTGAGGTGAGGGCCATGACCACGATTCCGATTGCGGCAGGAGAAAGTGAATTTACCGCATTTGATATTCGCGATCTGATGGATGTACGTGCTCTGGACGTCGTACAGCCTGATTCGGCCATTATTGGTGGAATCTCGGAGGCGGTGCGGGTAGCCCATCTGGCGAATACACAGCAGATTGAATTGGCACCACATTGCTGGGGATCGGCATTTTCATTCATGGCAGGCGTGAATGTAGCCTTCGCTTCTCCTTCGGCGACGGTCATCGAATTTTCATTGGGCGGCAACCCGATGATGTATGACCTAGTAAAAGAGCAGATAAGTGTTACTGATGGCTATTTGGATGCCCCTACCGCACCCGGACTTGGCCTCACCCCCAACTGGGACTTTATACAGGAATTCAAACAAAAAATCAACTAATATGGCACGTGTACTCCGTATCAATCACGTCACCGTGATTGTCGACAATCTCGAAAAAGCAACCCAATTCTACGAACAGGAATTGGGCTTGGAACCTCTCTCGGCTTTCCGATTCGACTATCCCGTTATGTTTTTCCGTGTCAATGCCGAACAGCAATTGCATATCTCCGAATGGGAAGATACTCCTTCTTTCCGGGGTCATATCTGCTTTGTGACGGATGACTTCAACGCTATATTTTTTCGGATGAAAGAGCTGAATGCTATTGACATCAAGCCTTGGGGCAAGGTGAGGCAGCTACCCGATGGGGCCATGCAAATGTTTTTACGTGACCCTAGCGGCAATCTATTGGAGATATCTTCTAGCCCAGATGCCGAAATAGACCCACAAATCTTCAAAGACGAGCTGTACGAAGAAGGACTGTATGTATCCAATCGGAATGACTTTAGGGGCAACAAATCGGATGATGCCACGCTATATCATAAATAGCATATGAAGAAGACTGTTTTATTGTTGGAAACCATTGCCGACGAAGCCATGGCTCTACTGATGGATCGGACAAACGTAGTTGTTGGATATGATCAGAGACGCCTTCAAGATACCGCAGCATATGAACATGTACACGCGATCATCACAAGAGGCAAGGGTCTAGTAGACCAGACCTTGATACGGGCTTGTCCTAATTTGGAAGTCATCGCCCGATGTGGCGTGGGTTTGGACAATGTCGATGTGGCAGCAGCAACGGCTCGAGGGATTAAAGTAGTGAACACTCCCGGCGCAAATGCAGGGACCGTGGCCGAGCATACCCTGTCTTTGATGTTGATGTCTATCCGCGACCTATACCGCACAATAGAGCAAGTCAAGCAAGGCAATTGGGCTTGGCGAAACGTGTATAACGGTGACGAGCTGACGGGCAAGACATTAGGAATTCTGGGCATGGGCAATATCGGTAAGCGAGTGGCCCGTCTAGCCGAAGCATTTGAGATGCGGGTAATCTATTGGAACCGTAGTAAACAGGATGTGTCCTACCCCTATTTGCCCTTGGAGGAGGTATTGAGCCAAGCAGATATCGTAAGCCTACACCTCCCCTATACCCCAGGTGATGCTCCCTTAATCGGTGTGGACGAGCTGACCTTAATGAAACCTGCGGCACGTTTGATCAATACTGCCCGCGGAGCACTAATCGACCATGAAGCGCTTTTAAATGCATTGCATACCCAGCAATTGTCTGGATTTGCGGCTGACGTATTGCCCGACTTGACTCCAGCTATCAGTAAGGCCTTAGTATCCAATCCACAGGTATTGGTGACACCACATGCGAGCAGCCTGACTGCAACAACCTATCGTCAAATGTGCTTACTTGCCGTAGGCAATGTACTGGAAATCCTCTTGGATGGAAAACCTGATATAAGAAGTATTTTTAATTATAGTGAGCTTTAACTGCCCCTTCCCTACATGGAGCTGTAGTGGAAGAAATTTGCAAAATATGTTGTTAAAAAAAAGCCGCTAGAATCTAAAATTCGTAGCGGCCATCACACTCACCATTGTAAAATAAACCTACCAAATCTATAAACCTACCAGATATATGCTCTAGCACATACCCCTTATCCAGGGTCATATATTAAGTATACGATATATTAGGTATACGATCAAAGGATAGGATTGTCCCGAAGAAAAAATAATCTTATCTTTATATGTTCCCGTAACCTGTCAGCCCTAAATGTATACCTGCACATGCTATTTTATACCAAAGGGTAAGCATATATTGCCGACAGGTGTAACCAATCACATACTGAAATTTAAAATCAAAAATAATGACCGCTTATACAAACAGAAAACTTGCCGTACTCGTCCTGATGCTCCTACTGTCTCCGCTAGTGATATTTGGACAGACTTCCCCAAAAATATTTGAGGGTGCTACAATCCAAGTGATGCATCCCGATTTCAAAAAAATAATAGCCCCCACGGCTAAAGTCGAGCTGCTAGCAGACGGTATGCAATGGACAGAGGGCCCGGTATGGGTCAAGCAAGGAAACTATTTATTATTCAGCGATCCGAGACTCAACACGGTGTATAAATGGTCGTTGAACAATGGTCTAGAAAAGTTCCTCACACCAGCAGGCTACCAAGGGACTGATTTTTATAGTGAGGAACCTGGAACAAATGGGCTACTGATCAATAAAGATGGGCATTTAGTAGCTTGTGACCACGGAAATAGACGGATAGTAGAGATTGATTTGGCTACTAAAGAGATGAATCCATTAAGTACACATTGGCAACAACAACGGTTTAACTCGCCTAATGATATCTGTCAACATCAACGTGGCGACTATTTTTTTACGGACCCACCTTATGGTCTCCCAAATAGAGAGCGAGATACGATAAATAGAGAAATTCAAGCCAATGGAGTCTATCGATTAGACCGATCGGGAAAAACGACACAACTCATTTCGAATCTAACGAGACCTAATGGTATAGCCTTATCCTCCCGACAAGACAAATTATATGTAGCCATCAGTGATGGTAAAAATCCTTATATCATGGAGTATCCGCTAAAGGATAATTTGGAAGTTGGAGAGGGAAGAATTTTTGTTGATTTCAAATCAAAATTTCCTACTGAACATGTAGCAGCTGATGGCATCAAGGTACATTCGGACGGGTATGTATTTGCTGCTGCGGGCAATGGAATTATCGTCATGAATAGCAAAGGTGAATTATTAGGTCGGATCAAGCTTGGCACCGCTACCGCCAACTGCAATTTTGGTGGAGACGGTCATCTATATATCACGGCATCGGATAAACTATTGCGTGTGCCATTATTAAACTTGTAAGAAAACGAACCCGTGCCTATTTTAGGGTGTTAACAGTCTAAGACAATCCGGCTTCTCGTAGCCGATGATAGTCAATCTTGGAGTGGTGGCGGGGATCGCGAGGCAAGGTGCAAAATCTCACCTCTGTGATTGTCAAGGGCAATGAAAGAACTCTAGCCCTGATCCGTTCGAAGTCGGAGATACCTTTGCTACATTCAATAAAAGCTACTAACGCGCCATCAATATGAAGGATGGTACCTATTTCTACACCTTGGATGCTGAGGATATAATTCTCAAATACAAATGGAGAAATCCACGTCCCTTGCTGTGGAATCAGGGTCTGGCAGCGTCCTGTCAAAAACAAATGCCCGTCCTGTAGATAGCCACTATCACCAGTGCGGTGCCAATATACACCATCGATAAGGATTTTATTGGCCTTCATAGCTGCCTCATTTTTATAATAATGGGCCAATACATGGGGGCCAGAAACGACAATCTCTCCCCACTGCCCTTCTGAACATGTAATCTGATCAAAATACTGCCCCGAAATATCGAATAGCTTATCCTCGGTGATGTGTATAATACGTACAGCGGTCTTGTGATAAGGAATACCCACGGCCAGTCCTCGATGGGGCTGGTAGATAATGGGGTCGGTGGCCAAAGCTGTAGCTTCTATAGAACTAATGGGCTCGGCCTCGGTAGAACCGTAAACGACCTGTACTTGTTGGTGCGGAAATGCTTGTGTAAATAAGAGAGCTTCACGCTGAAAAACAGGAGCTCCTCCGGTGAAGATAGTGGCGAGCTGCGGTATTTGGATATTTTGGGAAAGCACATGCTGGGCCAACCGCTTGATAAAATAAGGAGATGCCACAATCCGGGTGACTTGATGATCCAGCAACTGCCGAACAATCAAACGGGCATCCATTTGAGTGGGTTTACTAGGCTTGAAAGCTGCGATTACCGAAGTGGAGCCAACGGCAAGGTTGATCAGCAACACAATGGGCAACACCGACATGTCTACATCTGTAGGGTGGGCACTTATCTTATCTTCTAAAGCTCGAAATTGCTCAAGCAAGAAACCATGGGTGCGGACTGCTGCTTTGGGAGCTGCGGTACTTCCTGTGGTAAGGGTGATGAGGGCTGCATCCTGCATGTGGGTAGCGACCTGGGGAGCCATGCGCTCTTTACTGTACCCTAAGCTGAGCTTAATGGGTATGCGTCGGATTCCGGTGGAGAGTAGACGGAGCAAATGTGCTTTCCAATGACCTATAAAGGCTTTACAATCGGCAACCTTACAGCAAGTGTCCAAGCGCTTGCGATCAGACCATTCGTCTAAAAACACAGCGGTGGCCCCCATATAGAACAAAGCAAGTACGATCCTATACAGGGGTATCCCCATAGGAACAAAAACAAGCACACGGTCGCCTCGTACAATGCCTCTTTTCTCGAAGTAAGCCGCTGTATATCGAACATCTGCTTCCAATTGCCGATACGAAATAACCCTATCCTGCTCAACAATAGCCAACTTATCGGGATATTGGGCCGCGGCAGCCAAAAACAACTCGGTAATGTTAAAGGACTTTTCCATATAACGAGTAAGTTTGGAAGGGAATACCGTTAAAATGTTGGGAAATAGGCGTAGAAGTTCCCTCTTCCTTTAAAAAGGCGTGTATGATACGGTTAAACTGCTGTTGATGTGCTTGTTTATACACCTGTGCGGCCATGACATGCCCCAGCCCTCTATATAAAGATGCAGAATCTCGAGCAATAGTCTTAATAATCAAGGTCCTATTTTTGGTATCCAATGCATCGGCTAGGCACAAAAACACCCCTACGACCTTGTCGCCATGCTCAGCAATCAGCACAAAGTCTGCTTGTAAATAGTGCTTTAAAGGAAGGTATTTTTCGATAAAAATAGATTCAGCGATTGTAGAATATAACAAATTAGTAGAAAAGGCTTGTGTCAGAAAAGGATAAATATGCCTTAATTCGGATTCATAGTCCTCCAAATCTAACGGTCGGATACGGACGCCTTCATCTTGGAGACGGAGGGCGTTGGATGCGATGGTGGGATCGGCTATCTGAAGCTGATAGGATTCAGAAGAGTAATATCGAGCAATAGTTTCAAAGCCACAGCGCTCCCACTGCTCGGAATAGTATGAGGGGTGTACCTTTTCCATCAGGAATGGTGCTCGATCTGAATAATCGGCAAACCGATAGTCTTCCCATGTAGAACCATTCATAGGTCCCAAAAGCATGTCCAATCCCAAGCTACTGGCGATGTCTGATAATGTACCAAACAACAGTTGGCATGCTCTAATATGCTCCATGGCAGCATAGGCACCTACCAAACCAACCTTATAGTGTTGATACACAAGCTGAGGATTGATGTACAATGCGGCCTTAGCCAAGGCCTGCCCGTCTTCTCGGACAACTATACCGGTATGGAAATGTTCGACGGGAACGGATCCAGAAGATATAAAGGTCTGGAATAAATCAAGGTCCGCCTCTTGATGACCGAAATATTGAATCTCCATCATGCTAGTAAGGATTGGGTAAGCAGGAGTCCAAGGATTACCGAAAAGGGAATGCTGACATTGTCATAGCCATCCCGACTCACGGCCTCGGCTAATGTAGCTAGGACAGCAATAATCAAAATGGAGGCTATAGCTGGTGCTGTCAAGGGATGTCCCGCAACAAAAATATAGCTGCCGACTAATAAAAGAGCGCTCAACAGAAACATAGCTGAGCCCATCAGTGTCTTATGTGCTCCGGCAATAGTATATGGGCCGATGGGCCACTTGCGCCCGGCTAGCCCCGCCACTGGATCGCATACAGCCAAGACCAAGATAGGGAGATAATAATAGTGATATTGATGTGCGCTGAATAAGAAGGCTAAATAACAGCCATATACAGCTACTGGATAAGCCAAGCTGCCAATGGATTTGCGCTCTACAGCATTGATAGAGGGTAAAAAACCGAAACGCAGGCTAACGACGAGTATGATGGCGAATGCTGCACACAAGATCAAAACAAGCCAATGGTTGTCCAGTAAAAGAGGAAAAAGTAAGGCCAATAATCCCGTGCCGATGTGTACCACTTTACGGCTAATCTCGACCTTGACCTTGCACTTGTGATACAATACCTCACCAACGGCAAATAGGACCAGATAGGCTGCGGACAATAAAAATGTATTCAACAGACTGGTATGGCTCATTTTTGATCGACAATAAATTGGTTATAAAAAAAGCCATTATCCACAGCACTTAGCTTGTTGGACAAGGCGCTCAGGTACTCTGCTTCGGCGGGGAAGATGCCGGAGACGCGACGTGGCACCATCAGATTCCAATAGGCCATGCGCCCCTCAGGATGGAGACTACGCAATAGCGCGCTGGCTGTCTGGGCAAATACCGGCTTGCTCATATACTCAAATATATTGGAAAGATTCATGGCATCAAAATTTCCAAATATAGTGGCGACCTGCTCCGCATAGCCTTGTTGAATCTCGAGCCTATCAATATTGGACTTGATGGCATTAAAATGGGATTCTTGTAGATAATGGGGGCGTAAATCGCCGAAAGTCCCCGTAAGATTGTACCTTAAAAAGGGATTGCACTGAGCTTGTTGTTTTTGGAGATGTCGCGCGGCCTTTTTAAAGATATAATCACCCACGTGCACATCTACTTCCTTGAGAAACTGCGGATCACGCCCCAAACGTCCCATGACGACTTTGCTAAAGAAAATCTTAAAGAAAAGACGCCAACGCCAGGTATTCCAATGACGCTGGTAGTGTTGCTGCTGTGACAACTCCTCCTTGGGGGACAATAGTGCTTCGATTGTCTTATGGCTGTGTATGAAAGGGAGCACGCGCTTAGCAAAGGTTTGAAAATATTTTTCGAATTTCCCTTGATGGATAATGCCTTTGTCCAACAAAGAGGTTTGCGATGCCCAATAATGTCTTGCTTCGGTGCTTAACTGTTTTTTTATAGACTGGAACATATGAATTCGCTTTGCAGTGCTGGTATACCCTAAAAACGCCAAAAGATCGGGATACTCCATATATTTGATAGCGACCTTCTTGAGCTCGACGAGATAGAGTTGCACAACATTGACGTCAACGGCAACAACGAGAGCGGGATCGGCAGTCAGAAGCGAAAAACTATTATCGCCAGCAGAGGCAATGGATAAAATCCTTGCTTGCGGTCGAGGGGATAGACCTTCTAGTAGAATGACAGGGTCTTCCCAACAATTGGCATATCGAATAAAGTTAAAGTCTACTTCTTTTTGGATATCTGTCATAGTGGGTTTAGGCTTCTTCACATATTTTTATTTCACCTGTACTGCCATCCATTTCAATGACATCACCCGACTTCAAAGTTTTCAATAACCCCGTGACACCTACAATACAGGGGATACCCATTTCTCGGGACACAATAGCGGAGTGACTCAATAGGCTCCCGCGTTCTACAACAATACCTGCGGCGCTAGGGAATAGGGTTACCCAGCCTGGATCGGTACTAGAAGTCACGAGGATATCGCCGTCCAGGGTCTTGACCTCACCCGGATGTACAACAACACGCACCCTGGCTTTTATCCTTCCAGGACAGCAGCCTACACCCTTCAACTCGCCTTCCAAAGGCTCCAGCTTACTTTTACTATAAAAATCATTGCTTTGATATACGACGCCATAGGTGGCTATACGTTCAGAAGGTGCCTCCATATGTTCAAAATGTTCGAATTCCTCTTTGCGCACCGCAACTAGGGACTTGAGATCACGCGTGACGCTTCGTCCTTCAATATAGGCGAAAATTTCATCCTTGGTGAGAAAGAAAATATCACGTTCAAACTCGAGTATCCCCTCTTCGTAAAAACGGATACCAATATAGGTGAACAATTGGCGTACGATGCCAAATGCACGGGTACGTTCGTACCGCAGATTTTCGCGTGCACTGACCAGTTCTCGAGCCCGATTGACGGTCTTTTTGAAAAGCCATTTCTTAATAGGTTTGCGACGCAGAGCTTTCTTCATGGTCTGCTCTGCTTGCGAACGGACCTCATCTTCCATACGATTGGAAGTTCGAGCCGTGGTGATACCCGCTTCGACATAGGACTTTAATACCTGGATGAACTTGGTAGGATCTTGTGCGTATGAAATGGTCTCCAATTTGAGCTCTCCAACACAGCGCTCACCAAAATCATCCAAATAGGCCCGAATCTGCAACACTAATTGCTGACTTTCAGGCCTTTCATCCTGACAAAGTGTGCTCCATATAGCGATAGGCTCTTCGCCTACAAAGAGATGTTTGAGGAAGGGAATCTCGCTGATGATGGTGGAAAGGGCAATACTGCGGTGTATAGGCTGCGTAGAAATGATATCAGCACTACCGCATAAAAGGTCATTGTGGATATTGGGATGCTCACCTTTGGTGTATTCGTCGCACTTCTTCTGCAATAAACCGAACCAAACCATGGCAAAGAAATCATTGAGTAAAGGAGCCTTCCATTGATTCAAAAGGGTACGCTCAAAATGCAGATAGAGCTTCATCAGCTCGTTAGCATTCTTCTGTTGAAAATCCATTTGCTTATAGGTCGCAATAGTACGGTCTAGCAGATTTTTGAACACCTTGCGCCGGTGGGGTAAGCTCCGGAAGCGCTGATACATCTTGACAGCCATGCGTAATATACTGCGCCAGGCTTGGCCAGTAGAGAGTTGGTAGCTCTTGGGGACGTCAAAGGTCTCCTTAACTCCCATCATATTCTCCATAAAACGAGCATTGAGACTATATCCAGGCAGCATGGCCAACATGTGGTACCAGGTTTTGAGATTGTAGTATACACGGCCATTGATCAACCCTAAGGTATTGGCAAATACCCGCTCATGTCTACGGATAGTAGCATCATCTACTCCCAAGAAGGAACAGAACATTTTGTAGGCGCCTTCGTAAGACTGGCTGATAAAAGAGAAAGTCAAGGGAGTGGTAACACCGGGATAAGATTCTACAATATTGCTATTGTCCCAGACTACATAGTCTCCTGAGCTATCAGGTGTGTGCGCAAGTGTCGTGATGGGCCGTGTCTGTAGGATATAAAACTGATCGTCCTTGACGGCAAACTCTACATCTTGAAAAGTGACAAAGTGCGCACGCAGATCGTCCAAAAGGGTATCTAGCTTTAATATGATGTCATCGGAAATGGCTTGATCATGCTGATGTACTCGGGGTATCTCCACCTTGATGGTTCCCCTCTTTGTGTCAGGTGCAATAACATATTTTTCCTTTTTACGAACCACCTCTCGATTGATTTTATGCTTCTGTACAATATAGTTATCTGCATCCAATGCACCTGATACCAGCCCCTCACCTACACCAAAAACACCTGCGATCAACTTCTCTTTGCGGTTGCCTGAAACTGGGTTGACGCCAAAAGCTACACCAGAGGCGTCGGCATCAACCATCTGTTGGACTATGACGCCTATTCCAAAGATGGGCCCGAGATTATTGGCCGATCGATAAGCCAGCACACGGTCAGCATAAAGGGACCGCCAGACATCTTTGATTCGAGCCAAGATATCTTCCTTACACACGTATAAGTATGATTCAAACTGTCCTGCAAAGGAATGCTTTGTCCCGTCTTCATCCAACGCTGATGATCTCACAGCAAAGTAGGTGGTATCTCCAAAATATGTTTCGATCTCCTTAAGAAAATAGGTGGGAAATCGATAGGTATCAATGGCATACAACATATCCTGTGTATGTTCTATGGAAGAAAGATCTTTAAATACCTCCGCAAGATAATCTGCTGGCAATACCATCCATTTGGGAACGGGAAGACCTAATTGAGTCAGCTTAAATAGATTTTTGGCTTTCCCGCCAATGGCAGGATTTTTTATATATTGGTGTTGATAGTCTCTAATAAACATCTTTAATAATAAAGCTTTTCAAATGTAATGACAACTCTATAAATAGGAGCTCCCTAATTCAGATAGTATATAAACGCATATACTGATCCAAACGCGTCAAAGTACATGTCAAATTTCCGTCCACAATTGTTCTAACATGGGTACTCCTCCCAAAATGAGGTACATAGCGATGGTCCAAATGGCGGATGCTACTTCAATGGCTTTGGCTGCTCCCCTAGTCTGGGACTTTAGGAAAAGTGCTGCAGGAATACAACAGCCCATGAAAATGATGCCCAAACTCAAATAGGTTAACCCGCCGTGACCAGCATAATAGGAAGCGGCTATGGTCAGGGATAGGGTAATGGCGAGCACAAATACCCAACTGTATACGGACCGGTGAAGCCCTAACATCGCAGAATAGGTCAATACGCCTTCTTTTTCATCGTGAGGAGCACGTATCTTACGTCCGATTTCCAATACAATGCCATTCATATAGGACACCGCAAAGAAGTAAAGCAACCCCAGGGGTGCAGCCACATCAGCGCGCAACCAATCGAGCCCACTGGCATAGATATCGATGAGTGGAATGATGAGCATATGAGAAGTAACATACCAAAATTGATGCTTTTTCAACCATTCGGGTATGAAAAATTCCTTTCCCATCAAACACAGGTAGATAATGACCACTGCATACAACAGCAGCATCTTAGGAAAAAACAGCAGATTGAGTGCAAGCTGCAGCATTACGATACCAATACCTACCTTCTTTAGCTCAGATAAGGACACGAGCCCTCTGGGGACGGGCAGCTCCCGTCTGTAGCGGGCATCGTCCTCGGCATCCTTAAATTCGTCAAAAATGCGAACCAACAAAAACAAGGAAACGGTCGTGAAGATACCGACGAGAAAAGTCTTGGTATCGACAAACCCTTCAGCCCCTCTACATATACGGCTGTAAGCTATTGCAGAAAAACTGAATGCTGCAACGAGCAAACCATGCCCAAGCAGTGGAAAACGCTCCTTCTGATAGATCCAGAGACGTTTCCAAAACGAAGCATTGTTTTCTACTGGGTTACTAAATTCATTCATATGCTTACTATAATCGCCATCCATGAATCTTCTATTTTTTACGCCCGAATTTCTGATGGGCTTGTGTAAAGTGACCAGCCGATAAAGCTGCTGCAATGGATAATTCGCCTGCTAATACTAACGCACCACATATTTCCGCATATTTGCGCGCTTTACCTTGACCATAACAATCCATCAATTCTAAACATTCGCGCTGTGTAGGAAGATGGGTGCCCCCTCCTACGGTGCCAACAATCAGATTGGGCAGGGTGACACTGGCATACAAAGATCCATCTTTATTCATTTCCATACGGGTGATACCAGTTGCAGCTTCGGCCACGCAAGCTACATCTTGACCAGTAGCCAAAAATAATGCAGCGAGCCCATTAGCATAATGACCATGGGCGCCAATTGCGCCACTCTGAATGACTCCTACTGTGGAAGAACGCCAATATTCGGCCATCAATTCGGGTGTGGTCTTCAATACTTTATGGACAATCTCCTCGGATATGACAATTTCAGCAGTTACCTTCTTGCCGCGGACATTGGTAAAAGAAAGTGCCGTTGCCTTTTTGTCACCAGAGTAGTTGCCTTCTATAAACCAAAGCTTAGGTTTGGTAGGGCACTCCTGTACCACATACTGGCAGACAGCATCGGTACAGATAGTCACCATATTCTGACCGGCAGCATCACCTGTATGGTACTCCATGGTGACAATAAGATGATTGCCTTCTATCTGTATCTTGATATCCATCAACTTGGCAAAGCGACTCGTCTGACTAACGATATCTTTTAACTTGTCCACTTGTGGAAGCAACCAAGCGACAAAGAGGCCGAGATCGGCCACATTCTCGAACTTGAATACAGGACTTCGTTGGACGCCCTCCATCAAACAGATAGAAGTGGCCCCACCCGCTAAATAACAAGCCTTGGCTCCCCGGTGATAGGACGCAACAAGAGCTCCTTCACTGGTGGCCAAAGGTACGTAAAAGTCCCCCTGAGCCGATGACCCGATGACGCGAAGAGGTCCAATGATGCCGGTAGGGATTTGGCTCATGCCGATAAAATTCTCTATGTT encodes:
- a CDS encoding PEP/pyruvate-binding domain-containing protein — its product is MFIRDYQHQYIKNPAIGGKAKNLFKLTQLGLPVPKWMVLPADYLAEVFKDLSSIEHTQDMLYAIDTYRFPTYFLKEIETYFGDTTYFAVRSSALDEDGTKHSFAGQFESYLYVCKEDILARIKDVWRSLYADRVLAYRSANNLGPIFGIGVIVQQMVDADASGVAFGVNPVSGNRKEKLIAGVFGVGEGLVSGALDADNYIVQKHKINREVVRKKEKYVIAPDTKRGTIKVEIPRVHQHDQAISDDIILKLDTLLDDLRAHFVTFQDVEFAVKDDQFYILQTRPITTLAHTPDSSGDYVVWDNSNIVESYPGVTTPLTFSFISQSYEGAYKMFCSFLGVDDATIRRHERVFANTLGLINGRVYYNLKTWYHMLAMLPGYSLNARFMENMMGVKETFDVPKSYQLSTGQAWRSILRMAVKMYQRFRSLPHRRKVFKNLLDRTIATYKQMDFQQKNANELMKLYLHFERTLLNQWKAPLLNDFFAMVWFGLLQKKCDEYTKGEHPNIHNDLLCGSADIISTQPIHRSIALSTIISEIPFLKHLFVGEEPIAIWSTLCQDERPESQQLVLQIRAYLDDFGERCVGELKLETISYAQDPTKFIQVLKSYVEAGITTARTSNRMEDEVRSQAEQTMKKALRRKPIKKWLFKKTVNRARELVSARENLRYERTRAFGIVRQLFTYIGIRFYEEGILEFERDIFFLTKDEIFAYIEGRSVTRDLKSLVAVRKEEFEHFEHMEAPSERIATYGVVYQSNDFYSKSKLEPLEGELKGVGCCPGRIKARVRVVVHPGEVKTLDGDILVTSSTDPGWVTLFPSAAGIVVERGSLLSHSAIVSREMGIPCIVGVTGLLKTLKSGDVIEMDGSTGEIKICEEA
- a CDS encoding UbiA family prenyltransferase, which produces MNEFSNPVENNASFWKRLWIYQKERFPLLGHGLLVAAFSFSAIAYSRICRGAEGFVDTKTFLVGIFTTVSLFLLVRIFDEFKDAEDDARYRRELPVPRGLVSLSELKKVGIGIVMLQLALNLLFFPKMLLLYAVVIIYLCLMGKEFFIPEWLKKHQFWYVTSHMLIIPLIDIYASGLDWLRADVAAPLGLLYFFAVSYMNGIVLEIGRKIRAPHDEKEGVLTYSAMLGLHRSVYSWVFVLAITLSLTIAASYYAGHGGLTYLSLGIIFMGCCIPAALFLKSQTRGAAKAIEVASAIWTIAMYLILGGVPMLEQLWTEI
- a CDS encoding hydroxymethylglutaryl-CoA reductase, whose product is MASSLEKASTALYIINTVRQMEKIIESIRAKQLVFLADEEVLPFEPQVTTEGIRQRKEFLLRKTGNTLPQLTEGIAIEDWGMLDGNIENFIGMSQIPTGIIGPLRVIGSSAQGDFYVPLATSEGALVASYHRGAKACYLAGGATSICLMEGVQRSPVFKFENVADLGLFVAWLLPQVDKLKDIVSQTSRFAKLMDIKIQIEGNHLIVTMEYHTGDAAGQNMVTICTDAVCQYVVQECPTKPKLWFIEGNYSGDKKATALSFTNVRGKKVTAEIVISEEIVHKVLKTTPELMAEYWRSSTVGVIQSGAIGAHGHYANGLAALFLATGQDVACVAEAATGITRMEMNKDGSLYASVTLPNLIVGTVGGGTHLPTQRECLELMDCYGQGKARKYAEICGALVLAGELSIAAALSAGHFTQAHQKFGRKK